The sequence GATGCTGTGCTTGAAGCCGGAGGCGACGAAGGCCATGATCGGGAAAAAGATGGCCCAGACCTTGCCGATGGTGTTGCGCGCGGTCAGCGCCATCCACACCGCCAGGCAGACCAGCCAGTTGCAGAGGATGCCGCGGAAAAAGGCGGGCCAGAAGGCGAGGCTCGCCTTGGTGGCGGCCGTCTTCAAGGCGGCGGCGCCGACGGCGACGTTGGTGCCCTCGAGCAGGCCGCTGCCGAACATGATGTAGGCCAGCAGCACCGAGCCGATCAGGTTGGCAACATAGACGATCGACCAGTTGTACAGCAGGCCGCTGAGCTTGGACTTGCCGTCCAACACCGACATGGTGATCATGGTGTTGCCGGTGAACAGCTCCGCCCCGGCGATGACCACCAGCATCAGGCCGACGGAGAAGACGGCGCCCTTGATGAAGGCGGCCAGGCCCACGCCGACGAACTGGGCGGCGTCATGGCCGATCATGTTCGAGATCTCGCCGCCGAAGCCGATGTAGGCGCCGGCCAGGAT comes from Candidatus Aminicenantes bacterium and encodes:
- a CDS encoding formate/nitrite transporter family protein; this encodes MEFDCKSPAQVAADWNENICVKKTTNNAFKLLVLGILAGAYIGFGGEISNMIGHDAAQFVGVGLAAFIKGAVFSVGLMLVVIAGAELFTGNTMITMSVLDGKSKLSGLLYNWSIVYVANLIGSVLLAYIMFGSGLLEGTNVAVGAAALKTAATKASLAFWPAFFRGILCNWLVCLAVWMALTARNTIGKVWAIFFPIMAFVASGFKHSI